The following nucleotide sequence is from Zea mays cultivar B73 chromosome 1, Zm-B73-REFERENCE-NAM-5.0, whole genome shotgun sequence.
TAATTATTTCACAAAATTTTTAAATAAGACGAGCCAAATCAAACGAAAGGCTAACACTGTGACACACACGTCTCCTGTCTCTCGCTTTGGCTTCCCCAGTCATCGCAGCCGACCAGCCGTCGGCCGTGCGCCCGTGTTTCGTACGCGGCTTCCCATCCCACGCTTTGCCGAGACCGAGAGGGAACCTCCCACCGTCCCACGACGGCCGCGGGCGGGGCAAGAACATATACCCGCGTCACTGAACCGCCCCGACGGCATCGCAGGCACCACCCAAAGCAAAACCCCATTTGTTCGCTTATCTTTCTCTAGATCCACCCCCGAAGAAAATGGCCTCCTACGATGGCGACGAGGACTCCGGTCGCCGCCGCCCTTCCCAGCACCGTCCGtccggcgggggcagcggcgacCTTGCCTCGAGCGCGAAGCTCGTGGCGGAGGCGGCAAAGCTGGCCCTCCAGGACCacagcctggagaaggtggacaagGGCCGCGTCGCCGGCGCGGCGGCCGACCTGCTCCACGCCGCCTCCCAGTACGGCAAGCTCGAGGGCAAGCCCGTCGGTGGGTACCTCGAGAAGGCCGAGGAGTACCTCCACCAGTACGGCCGCAAGGACGGGGCCGGCGGCAAGCATCAGGGGGACGGGGAAGGCAAGTACGGTAAGAATCCCGGCGGTGGCCACGGAGGGGGAAGgtatgaggaggaggaggggtacAAGAAGAAGCCTAGTGGCGGGAGGTATGAGGAGGATGAGTACAAGAAGAAGCCTGGTGGTGGTAGTGGATATGGAGGTGGAAGGTACGAGGAAGAAGAAGGCTACAAGAAGAAGCCAGGCAGCGGTGGCTATGGAGGAGGAAAATACGAGGATGAAGATGACTACAGGAAGAAACCAAGCAGTGGTAGCTATGGTGGGGGAAGGTACGAGGATGAAGATGATTACAAGAAGAAACCCACAAGTGGTGGCTATGGTGGTGGGAGGTATGAACAAGAAGATAATTACAAGAAGCCTACAGGTGGCGGCTTTGGTGACGGGAGGTATGAGCAGGAAGATGAATACAAGAGGCCTCTGAGTGGTGGTGGCAGTAGCTATGGTGGAGGCAGGTATGAAGATGATGAATATCGGAAGAAGCCGAGTGGTGGTGGCTATGGCGGAGGAAGGTATGAGGACGAAGATGATTATAGGAAGAAACCTAGTGCtggtggatatggaggtggaggaAGATATGAAGATGAGTACAGCAAGAAGCCAGCTGGTGGTCATGGCGGAGGGAGGTATGAGGAAGATGATGAGTACAGGAAGCCGAGTGGTGGTGGATATGGTTATGGAGCTTCCAGTGGTGGAGGTCATGGAGGAAGGTACGAAGAAGAGGACTACAAGAAGAAGCCTAGTGGACACTCAGGGGGACGCTATGAGGAAGAGGAGGGGAACAAGAAGGCTAGTGGCTATAGTGGAGGGAAGTATGGCAAGGAGgaagacgacaagaagaagaagcatGGCGAGGATGGATCAGAGAGTGGTGGTATTGGAGATTACCTGAAGTTGGCACAGGGTTTCATGAAGAAACAGGATGGGGAAGGGGACAGTGGGGGCGGCATGGGAGACTACTTAAAGCTTGCAGAAGGTTTCTTGAAGAAGCGCTGATTAATCTTCCATATCATGATTCAGGAAGGACTTGTTTGGTTAGTCACTTGTCCTGTTTATTGTCTCCAAGTAGTGACATTTTCGAGGTTTCCATCATAGGATGTAATACAAGTGCATTGCTTATGTTGTCTGTGTGTTGTGACATGAATGCTTAATGTGCTGCTGGGATAATAAAAGCTTGGATGCTCTGCTATTCATGTTGTATATTAGTTCTGACTAAAATAATATGTATCCTATGTTATCGTGCTTACAATAAGTGAAACTCTTGAATACATTTTCATTGATTATCTATTGCTGTTAGGGTCCTATTGTTTGAAATTTCTGTGCTGATGTGTTGGTTCTTGATCTTATCATACTGAGTACTAGTGCATGGATGTGCTTCTTTTCCTGAACTTGATTTTAGTTTTGCTGAACCTGAGACAGTGACACTAATCAGCCATGAAGATA
It contains:
- the umc1467 gene encoding uncharacterized protein LOC100382106; the protein is MASYDGDEDSGRRRPSQHRPSGGGSGDLASSAKLVAEAAKLALQDHSLEKVDKGRVAGAAADLLHAASQYGKLEGKPVGGYLEKAEEYLHQYGRKDGAGGKHQGDGEGKYGKNPGGGHGGGRYEEEEGYKKKPSGGRYEEDEYKKKPGGGSGYGGGRYEEEEGYKKKPGSGGYGGGKYEDEDDYRKKPSSGSYGGGRYEDEDDYKKKPTSGGYGGGRYEQEDNYKKPTGGGFGDGRYEQEDEYKRPLSGGGSSYGGGRYEDDEYRKKPSGGGYGGGRYEDEDDYRKKPSAGGYGGGGRYEDEYSKKPAGGHGGGRYEEDDEYRKPSGGGYGYGASSGGGHGGRYEEEDYKKKPSGHSGGRYEEEEGNKKASGYSGGKYGKEEDDKKKKHGEDGSESGGIGDYLKLAQGFMKKQDGEGDSGGGMGDYLKLAEGFLKKR